The DNA sequence GCGCATAGTGCGCTGCGGTGTCCTTGGCCGTGCCGGCGTAGGGCGCCACCGCCTCCGCGGCGTGCAGGACGCCGCCCTTGGCGGTGCCGGTCGCGGCTCGCACGCTGTCAATGCGGGTCACGGGATCCTCCTCCTCGGTGGCGTGGTCAAGCTCCGGGGTTCAGAGTCGTGCGCTCTCGTTGTGCGGTCTATTTGCGCAGTTTCGTGTTTCCATCCCAAGAAAGATCATGCCTGTTCATGGAGATCATGCCCGATTTGCCCCACACCCAGCATGTGTGGTCGGGCATCCGGGTCATACGGAGGATTCTCGTTGAAACCGTGCGGATCGGCGCGCCCGGCGCCGCCTCCGCGGCTACTCGTCGCCCTTGGGTCCGTGCGAGGATCAGGAGACGGAAGTGAAAACGATGGAAGGTTGATCGTGGCCGAGCAGCTTTACGCCACCCTGAAGACGAACAATGGCGACATCGTGGTCCGGCTGCTGCCGAACCACGCCCCCAAGACGGTCAAGAACTTTGTGGAGCTGGCCGAAGGCAGCCGCGAGTGGACCCACCCGGCCACCGGCCAGAAGGCCAAGGAGAAGCTCTACGACGGCACCGTCTTCCACCGGGTGATCAGCGGTTTCATGATCCAGGGCGGCGACCCGCTGGGTAACGGAACCGGCGGCCCCGGCTATGAGTTCGGTGACGAGTTCCACCCGGACCTGGCCTTCAACAAGCCGTACCTGCTGGCGATGGCCAACGCCGGGCCGGGCACCAACGGCTCGCAGTTCTTCATCACGGTCGCCCCGACCGCGTGGCTGACCGGTAAGCACACCATCTTCGGCGAGGTCGCCGACGAGGCCAGCAAGAAGGTCGTCGACGCGATCGCGGGCACCGCGACCAACCCGCGCACCGACCGTCCGCTCCAGGACGTCGTCATCGAGTCGGTCGTCGTGGAGACCCGCGAGGGCTGAGCCCGCGCGGGGAACTTTCACGCCCCGCTTGTCCGTGTGAACAAGCGGGGCGGGGAACGCGCGATCGGAAGTGGACGAGGGGGCGAGGGGACACCATGGAGGACCAGGCGGTCTGCTGCTATCGGCATCCACAGCGGGAGACCGGCATCAGCTGTACTCGCTGTGAGCGCCCGATCTGCCCCGAGTGCATGATCAGTGCCTCTGTGGGGTTCCACTGCCCCGAGTGCGTGAGCGGACGGGTGTCCACCGGCTCCGGGGCCTCCGCCGCAGGGCCGCCGCCGCGCGCCGCCCGGCCGCGTACCGTGGCCGGCGGCACGATCACCTCGGACCCCCGGCTGATCACCAAGATCCTGCTCGCCGTCAACATCGCGATCTGGCTCGCGGCGCTGTCCGCGGGTGACCGGCTGGTGAACGATCTCGACCTGGTCGGCCGGGCCTACGACCCGGGCGCGGGGCAGATCGTCGGTGTCGCCGAGGGCCAGTGGTGGCGGTTGGTGACCTCGGTCTTCCTCCACCAGCAGCTGATGCACATCGCCTTCAACATGCTCTCGCTGTGGTGGATCGGCGGACCGCTGGAGGCCGCGCTCGGCCGTGCCCGCTTCATCGTGCTCTATCTGCTGTCGGGCCTGGGCGGCAGCGCGCTGTCGTATCTCCTCGCCGCGCAGAACCAGCCGTCGCTGGGCGCCTCCGGCGCGATCTTCGGCCTTCTCGGCGCCACCGCCGTGCTGATGCGCCGGCTGAACTACGACATGCGGCCGGTCATCGCGCTGCTGGCGCTGAACCTGCTCTTCACCTTCACCTGGTCCGGAATCGCCTGGCAGGCCCATGTCGGCGGCCTGGTCGCGGGCACGGTGGTGGCGTACGGGATGGTGCACGCGCCCCGTGAGAAGCGGGCGCTGGTGCAGCGGGGGACCTGTGCCCTGGTGCTGATCGCCATCGTGGCGATGGTGTGGATCCGGACGCTTCAGCTCACCGGCTGAGCGAGGCGGTCGGCCGAGGCAGCCGGCCGAGGCGGCCGCCCGATGGCCGGCAGACCACCCCTGGCGGTACCCCGAGGTCCACGACAGTCTCCGGCGGTCCTGATCGAGTCGCGCTCGGTCAGTTGTCCACAGCGTGTGGTGGATCTTGCGCAACCTGTGGAGAACCTGCGCAGGTGCCCCCGCTGACCTGCATTTTCGCAGGAAAACGGGGGTGTGAGCGATCGAACGGATAGCCGTCACCGGTCACACCGGCGTCAACGTGGCAGAGGTTATCCACAGATCTTCTGAGTTTTCCCCGGCTGTGGATAACCCTGTGGAAAGCCTGGGGACAGGGCCGGAGCGGGGCTGGGGGAAAGCCGGGTCACTTCCACTGGGTGGAGACGACGAACCCCGCGGCGATGAAGCCGAAGCCGACCACGATGTTCCAGTTGCCCAGGGACTCGACCGGCATGTCCCCCGTGGTCACGTAGAAGATGACGATCCACGCGAGGCCGATCAGGAACATGGCCAGCATCAGCGGTGCCACCCACCGGCGGCCGCTGCTCAGGCTGATGCTGGCTGCCTGCTTCGCCGGCGGCGGCGTGAAGTCGTCCTTCTTGCGGATCCGTGACTTCGGCACGAGGAACTCTCCTGTCGATGCGCTGCGTGACCGCGCGGGATGTATACGGACGGCGCCGGGGCGGGACAGCGACGGGGACCACGTCCCTCCCCCACATGTCGGTTAGCGTAGTCCTTCCGCGGCGTCGTAAGGAGTAAGGGTACGTTGAGCAATTCCGCTGACTCCCCCACCCCGGCCTCCCGCCGCCTCCGGTTCCGCCCCATCCGGCTGCTGACCGCCGCCGTCTTCGCGCTGGCCGGAGTGATCTTCTGGACCAGTTTCAACACGGCCCAGGGCACCAACCTCCGCAGCGATGAATCGATGCTGCGGCTCTCCGATCTCATCCAGGAGCGCAGCCGTAAGAACGGCGCCCTGGACGACAGCACCGCGACAATACGGTCCGAGGTCGACGCCCTCGCCCGGCGGGACAACGGCAGCTCGCAGGCCGAGCGCCGCAAGCTCGCCGAGCTGGAGGAGACCGCCGGCACCAGGAAGCTCACCGGCCCCGGGCTCACCGTCACCCTCACCGACGCCCCGCCGAACGCCACTCCGCTGATTCCCGGCGTCCCGGACCCCCAGCCCAACGACCTCGTCATCCACCAGCAGGATCTCCAGGCCGTGGTGAACGCGCTGTGGCAGGGCGGCGCCAAGGGGATCAAGGTCATGGACCAGCGGCTGATCTCCACCAGCGCGGTGCGCTGCGTCGGCAACACCCTGATCCTCCAGGGCCAGGTCTACTCCCCGCCGTACAAGGTGACCGCCGTCGGCGACCGGGGCAAGCTGCGCGCCGCCCTGGCCGCCTCGCCCGCGATCCAGAACTACCGCAGCTATGTCGACGCGTACGGCCTCGGCTGGAAAGTCGACCAGCACGACACGGTGACTCTTCCGGGTTACTCCGGCACAGTGGACCTGCACCAGGCAGAGCCCGTCGGATAGCACCGGCGGACACCGGTACGCGTCACCCGGGAGGCGTCACCCGGCACGCGGCACCGGGACGGCGGGGCGGACAGTGGGGGCCGATGAGTACGCGGCCGAGCACACGGCTGAGCACACGGCTGATCATCAGAACGCTCAGTGAGATCTGCGTCACCGTCGGCACCTTGATCATTCTTCTGGTGGTCTACGTCCTGTACTGGACCTCGGTGCGGGCCGACCGCGCCATGGACGGCGAGATCGACCACCTCCAGGACCGATGGGCCACCGGCACGGTCACCGCCGGTGCCCAGCCCTCGGCACGGCCCCGCCGCTACGAGCCCGGCGCCTCCTTCGCGATCATGTACATCCCGCGCTTCGGCGCCGACTGGGCCAAACCGGTCCTGGAGGGCACCGCCACCGGCACCCTGAAGAAGGGACTGGGCCACTACTCCCGCACCGCCCGCCTCGGCGACCTCGGCAACTTCGCCGTCGCCGGACACCGCCGCACCTACGGCGACCCCTTCAAGGACTTCCCCGAACTGCGCCCCGGTGACGCGGTGGTGCTGACCGACGGCACCACCTGGTTCACCTACCGCATCGACCGGCGGCCCTACCGCACCCTGCCGACCGACACCGAGGTGATCGATCCGGTGCCACGGGCGTCCGGTTTCCGCCGCTCCGGCCGCTATCTCACCCTGACCACCTGCGAGCCGGAGTGGGGTCACAGCCACCGTCTGATCGCCTGGGCGCACCTCGACGCGACCCAATCGGTTACCCAAGGCAAGCCCAAGGCTTTGTACAGCTGACCCTCCGGCCTCACCCCTCGCCCCTTACTCTGGTGCTGCACTCCGGTGCTGCAATCGGTTTCGTCATCGGTGAGTAGGGATGGCATGTACGGCTGGATCTGGCGGCATCTGCCGGGTAACGCATGGGTACGGGCGCTGATTTCGCTCGTGTTGGTGCTGGCGATCGTCTTCGTGCTCTTCCAGTACGTCTTCCCCTGGGCGGAGCCCCTGCTGCCGTTCAACGACGTGACGGTCGACGAGGGAATGGCGGGTCCCCGATGAGCGCGCGCGTCCTGGTCGTCGACAACTACGACAGCTTCGTCTTCAACCTCGTCCAGTACCTCTATCAGCTCGGCGCCGAGTGCGAGGTGGTGCGGAACGACGAGGTCTCCCTCGGCCACGCCCAGGACGGCTTCGACGGAGTCCTGCTGTCCCCCGGGCCCGGCACCCCGGAGGAGGCGGGGGTCTGCGTCGACATGGTGCGGCACTGCGCGAGCACCGGCGTACCGGTGTTCGGCGTCTGCCTGGGGATGCAGTCCATGGCCGTCGCGTACGGCGGAGTCGTCGGGCGGGCCCCGGAGCTGCTGCACGGCAAGACCTCGCTGGTGACCCATGAGGGGGCCGGCGTCTTCAGCGGTCTGCCCTCGCCCTTCACCGCCACCCGCTATCACTCCCTGGCCGTGGAACGGGACACGGTGCCCCCGGAGTTGGAGATCACCGCCTGGACGGAGACCGGCATCGCCATGGGGCTGCGCCACCGGGAACTGCGGGTCGAGGGTGTCCAGTTCCACCCCGAGTCGGTCCTCACCGAATGGGGCCATCGCATGCTCGCCAACTGGCTGGTGGAGTGCGGGGACACGGATGCCGTGGGGCGGTCCGCGGGGCTCGCCCCGGTGGTCGGGGCGGTCGGCGGTAAGGCCGGCGAGTGACCGGACCGCGCCCTGAGCGCGAGGGCGCTGCCCATGGCGCCCGGGAGCCCGGCCCGTACGCGCCGTACGGTCCTCACCAGCCGCCTGGCGCCCATGGCGGCCAGGGGAGACCGGACGCGTTCGGGGCGGCTGTGGAGGGCCTTCGCGCCCCGCTGGCCGACCCTCTGGCCGATCCCCTGCCGGACCCCGCCCCGGCCGGGCCCACGGGGCGGGGCGTCGGCACCGCGTCGCTCGCCGTGCCGCCGCCCACCGGGCGCAGACGGCGCGCCCGCCCGGCCTCCGCCGGGCCGGAGGAGGCCGTTGAAGCGGCCAGACCGCCCACAGGGCGCCGACGCGCCCGCGCGGCCCCCTCGGGGCCCCCGCGCGCCGCCGAGCCGCCCGTACGCGCCCCGGAGACGCCACCGGGAGTACGCGACGGCCAGGAGACGCCGGTACGTGCCCAGGGGGCGTCCGTACGCGCCCCGGAGACGCCCGCACGCTCCGCTGCTCGGACGCCCGCACCCTTCGCCGGGCCGTCCGCACGGGTCCCGGAGGTCGCCGAGACGGCCGTCCTGCCCCCGGTGACGGTCCCGGCCCATGAGACCCGTAAGGCCGGTGAGACTGGTAGGACCGGTGAGGCCGGTGAGACGGTCACCCTGCGCGCCGTGGAGGCGCGGCCCGCGCCCGCCGACCAGACCATGCCGCTCCGCAAGGTCGAGCCGGACCGGGACGGCGGCCCCGAGCCACCGCCCGGCGGCCGGGCCGCCCGCCGTAAGGCCGCCAGGGGGGCCGGGAAGCGCGTCGGCAGACACGGCTCCCGGGCCAGGGGCGGTACGGCGGAGCCGGGTGCCGCGGGGACCGCCGGGGGCCCGCGGAGCGCCGGGGCCGGCCGGCCCCGCACCCGTATGGAGGCCAAGCGCGCCGCGCGGGCGCGCAAGGACAGCCCCGGGGTGGTGGCGAGCCGGCTGATCGGCGAGCTGTTCATCACGTTCGGCGTGCTGATGCTGCTGTTCGTCACCTATCAGCTGTGGTGGACGAACATCCGTGCGCATCAGCAGGCGAACGGCGCCGCGAACAACCTCCAGAAGAAGTGGGACGAGAACGGCGGTGACGACCGCGACCCGGGTGTCTTCTCCCCCGGGCAGGGGTTCGCGATCATCTACATCCCCAAGCTGGACGTGAAGGCGCCGATCGCCGAGGGCATCGACAAGCACAAGGTCCTCGACCGCGGCATGGTCGGCCACTACGGCAAGAGCCCCCTGAAGACCGCGATGCCGTGGGACAAGAAGGGCAACTTCGCGCTCGCCGGGCACCGCAACACCCATGGCGAGCCGTTCCGCTACATCAACCGGCTCAAGCCCGGCGACAAGATCGTCGTCGAGACGCAGAACCGGTACTACACCTATGAGATGAGCAGCATCCTGCCGCAGACGCCGCCGTCCAACACGGGCGTCATCAAGCCGGTGCCGCCCGGCTCCGGCTTCACCGGACCGGGCCGCTACATCACGCTGACCACCTGCACCCCGGAGTTCACCAGCACCTACCGGATGATCGTCTGGGGCAAGATGGTCGAGGAGCGGCCGCGTAGCGAGGGAAAGCCGGACGCGCTGGTCGAGTGAGCGGGAACAGCCGGAACACCAGAAAAAGGGGTACGACGCGGTGGCACGGACCGACCACGACGAGCGACAGGACCGGCACCCCGGCCCGCCCGCAACGCCCAGCTCCCGTCCCCGCCGCGGGCGGGTGGCCGCGGCCATAGGCCTCTTCGGCGAGTTGCTGATCACCGCGGGGATCATCCTCGGCCTGTTCGTCGTCTACTCGCTGTGGTGGACCAACGTCCTGGCCGACCGTGAGGCGAAGAAGCAGGGCGACCGGGTGCGCAAGCACTGGTCGCAGCAGGGGCCGGGTTCGCTCGACACCAAGGACGGCATCGGGTTCCTGCACGTACCGGCCATGCACAACGGTGAGGTGCTGGTCAAGAAGGGCACCAGCACCGAGACCCTCAACGACGGCGTCGCCGGCTACTACACCAAGCCGGTCAAGTCCGCGATGCCGTGGGACGAGAAGGGCAACTTCAGCCTGGCCGCGCACCGGGACGGGCACGGCGCGAAGTTCCACAACATCGACAAGGTCCACGACGGCGACGCGGTGGTCTTCGAGACCCGCGACACCTGGTACGTCTACAAGGTCTACGCGACGCTGCCGGAGACCTCCAAGTACAACGTGGACGTGCTGAAGGCGGTCCCGAAGGAGTCCGGGAAGAAGAAGCCGGGCCGCTACATCACGCTCTCGACGTGCACACCCGTCTACACCTCCCGTCACCGCTACATCGTCTGGGGCGAACTGGAGCGCACCGAGAAGGTCGACGCGGACCGCACGCCCCCCAAGGAGCTGCGTTAGCGGCGGCTCCCCTCCGGAGCGCTCAGCGGGCACGGATACGGGGAAGCCCCCGGCACCCATCTCCAGGTGCCGGGGGCTTCCCCGTGCTACAGGGCCCCTCCGGGGGCCGGTGGCGGATCAGCCGAGGGAGCCGAGGCCGCTTTGGCCGCCGAAGATGTTTCCGCCGTTCCCACCACCGCCGTTGCCGTTCCCGCCCTGCCCGGCGACCGTGATGAGGTTCACGGACTGGCCCTTGGGCACCTGGGTGCCCGCACCGGGCTGGCTGGCCACCACGGTGGCGTTGTCGTCCTGCGGACCGGCGATGTTGCCCACGTTGAGGCCCGCCTCCTGGAGCGCCTTCTTGGCGTCCTTGAGGGACTGGCCGCCCAGGTTGGGCACCTGTGCGTTCTCCTGCTGCTCGGGGGCCTTGGCGACGGTCAGCGTGACCGTCGAACCGGGCAGGACCTCCTGGCC is a window from the Streptomyces luomodiensis genome containing:
- a CDS encoding peptidylprolyl isomerase → MAEQLYATLKTNNGDIVVRLLPNHAPKTVKNFVELAEGSREWTHPATGQKAKEKLYDGTVFHRVISGFMIQGGDPLGNGTGGPGYEFGDEFHPDLAFNKPYLLAMANAGPGTNGSQFFITVAPTAWLTGKHTIFGEVADEASKKVVDAIAGTATNPRTDRPLQDVVIESVVVETREG
- a CDS encoding rhomboid family intramembrane serine protease codes for the protein MEDQAVCCYRHPQRETGISCTRCERPICPECMISASVGFHCPECVSGRVSTGSGASAAGPPPRAARPRTVAGGTITSDPRLITKILLAVNIAIWLAALSAGDRLVNDLDLVGRAYDPGAGQIVGVAEGQWWRLVTSVFLHQQLMHIAFNMLSLWWIGGPLEAALGRARFIVLYLLSGLGGSALSYLLAAQNQPSLGASGAIFGLLGATAVLMRRLNYDMRPVIALLALNLLFTFTWSGIAWQAHVGGLVAGTVVAYGMVHAPREKRALVQRGTCALVLIAIVAMVWIRTLQLTG
- the crgA gene encoding cell division protein CrgA, translated to MPKSRIRKKDDFTPPPAKQAASISLSSGRRWVAPLMLAMFLIGLAWIVIFYVTTGDMPVESLGNWNIVVGFGFIAAGFVVSTQWK
- a CDS encoding DUF881 domain-containing protein; translation: MSNSADSPTPASRRLRFRPIRLLTAAVFALAGVIFWTSFNTAQGTNLRSDESMLRLSDLIQERSRKNGALDDSTATIRSEVDALARRDNGSSQAERRKLAELEETAGTRKLTGPGLTVTLTDAPPNATPLIPGVPDPQPNDLVIHQQDLQAVVNALWQGGAKGIKVMDQRLISTSAVRCVGNTLILQGQVYSPPYKVTAVGDRGKLRAALAASPAIQNYRSYVDAYGLGWKVDQHDTVTLPGYSGTVDLHQAEPVG
- a CDS encoding class E sortase, encoding MSTRPSTRLSTRLIIRTLSEICVTVGTLIILLVVYVLYWTSVRADRAMDGEIDHLQDRWATGTVTAGAQPSARPRRYEPGASFAIMYIPRFGADWAKPVLEGTATGTLKKGLGHYSRTARLGDLGNFAVAGHRRTYGDPFKDFPELRPGDAVVLTDGTTWFTYRIDRRPYRTLPTDTEVIDPVPRASGFRRSGRYLTLTTCEPEWGHSHRLIAWAHLDATQSVTQGKPKALYS
- a CDS encoding aminodeoxychorismate/anthranilate synthase component II codes for the protein MSARVLVVDNYDSFVFNLVQYLYQLGAECEVVRNDEVSLGHAQDGFDGVLLSPGPGTPEEAGVCVDMVRHCASTGVPVFGVCLGMQSMAVAYGGVVGRAPELLHGKTSLVTHEGAGVFSGLPSPFTATRYHSLAVERDTVPPELEITAWTETGIAMGLRHRELRVEGVQFHPESVLTEWGHRMLANWLVECGDTDAVGRSAGLAPVVGAVGGKAGE
- a CDS encoding class E sortase, with translation MTGPRPEREGAAHGAREPGPYAPYGPHQPPGAHGGQGRPDAFGAAVEGLRAPLADPLADPLPDPAPAGPTGRGVGTASLAVPPPTGRRRRARPASAGPEEAVEAARPPTGRRRARAAPSGPPRAAEPPVRAPETPPGVRDGQETPVRAQGASVRAPETPARSAARTPAPFAGPSARVPEVAETAVLPPVTVPAHETRKAGETGRTGEAGETVTLRAVEARPAPADQTMPLRKVEPDRDGGPEPPPGGRAARRKAARGAGKRVGRHGSRARGGTAEPGAAGTAGGPRSAGAGRPRTRMEAKRAARARKDSPGVVASRLIGELFITFGVLMLLFVTYQLWWTNIRAHQQANGAANNLQKKWDENGGDDRDPGVFSPGQGFAIIYIPKLDVKAPIAEGIDKHKVLDRGMVGHYGKSPLKTAMPWDKKGNFALAGHRNTHGEPFRYINRLKPGDKIVVETQNRYYTYEMSSILPQTPPSNTGVIKPVPPGSGFTGPGRYITLTTCTPEFTSTYRMIVWGKMVEERPRSEGKPDALVE
- a CDS encoding class E sortase; this encodes MARTDHDERQDRHPGPPATPSSRPRRGRVAAAIGLFGELLITAGIILGLFVVYSLWWTNVLADREAKKQGDRVRKHWSQQGPGSLDTKDGIGFLHVPAMHNGEVLVKKGTSTETLNDGVAGYYTKPVKSAMPWDEKGNFSLAAHRDGHGAKFHNIDKVHDGDAVVFETRDTWYVYKVYATLPETSKYNVDVLKAVPKESGKKKPGRYITLSTCTPVYTSRHRYIVWGELERTEKVDADRTPPKELR